In Gossypium raimondii isolate GPD5lz chromosome 12, ASM2569854v1, whole genome shotgun sequence, a single window of DNA contains:
- the LOC105765651 gene encoding uncharacterized protein LOC105765651, with translation MGSQAMSPSFSLSSLSCHSYLTSSSSRFLSLKPSLQPLKHLNSFNYHPHIPSLTSAKSFKSRTRATLDEKEKNPSLIQEQQPNQEVEKSVKVLKNAAKTRKVPAEEVLSAFSVIEKAKIDPSAFLETLGGLDSPGRTWMLIFTAEKKLKGGRYFPLTAVQRFDAAGRRIENGVFLGPIGFLTFEGKFSWKNRILSFIFERIRVKIGPFNPLEIGLGQKDDREPNTKDPFFIWFYIDEEIAVARGGSGGTAFWCRCTRVTT, from the exons ATGGGCTCTCAAGCAATGTCACCATCCTTTTCCCTCTCCTCATTAAGCTGCCATTCATATCTTACTTCATCTTCCTCTCGTTTTCTATCTCTAAAACCTTCCTTACAGCCACTCAAGCAtctcaattcttttaattaccaCCCACACATCCCTTCTCTCACCTCCGCCAAATCCTTCAAATCAAGGACCCGAGCTACCCTCgatgagaaagaaaagaacCCATCACTTATTCAAGAGCAGCAACCAAACCAA GAAGTGGAGAAGAGCGTTAAGGTTTTAAAAAACGCAGCGAAAACTAGGAAAGTACCAGCTGAGGAAGTGCTTTCAGCTTTTTCTGTTAttgaaaaagctaaaattgatCCGTCGGCATTCCTTGAAACGCTTGGTGGATTGGATTCACCTGGTAGAACTTGGATGCTTATTTTTACTGCTGAG AAAAAATTGAAAGGCGGCCGTTATTTCCCTCTTACGGCGGTTCAGAGGTTCGATGCTGCT GGAAGGAGGATTGAGAATGGTGTATTTCTTGGACCAATTGGTTTCTTAACCtttgaaggaaaattttcatGGAAGAACAGAATATTATCCTTTATTTTCGAACGAATCCGGGTTAAAATTGGACCTTTCAACCCTCTGGAGATCGGTCTTGGCCAGAAAGATGATAGAGAACCAAACACCAAAGATCCTTTCTTTATCTGGTTTTACATTGACGAGGAAATCGCGGTTGCTCGAGGCGGAAGCGGGGGAACCGCGTTTTGGTGCCGGTGTACTCGTGTCACTACTTGA